One Streptomyces sp. L2 genomic window carries:
- a CDS encoding Gfo/Idh/MocA family oxidoreductase: MAEKSVRWGILATGGIAAAFAADLVDLPDAEIVAVASRRQESARAFADRFGAPRAYGDWESLARDEDVDVVYVATPHAAHRAAAGLCLEAGRNVLCEKAFTLNAREAAELVALAREHDRFLMEAMWMYCNPLVRRLRALVDDGAIGAVRTVQADFGLAGPFPPAHRLRDPAMGGGALLDLGVYPVSFAQLLLGEPDGIAASATLSEEGVDLQTGALLSWDSGALASVHCSITGGTGTTASVTGTLGRIDVPAGFFHPERFVLHRDGRDAEEFTADPADGPRTSLRHEAVEVMRALRAGERESALVPLEGSLAVMRTLDAIRERIGVRYPGEERVPAVAG; encoded by the coding sequence ATGGCGGAAAAGAGCGTGCGGTGGGGCATCCTGGCGACCGGCGGCATCGCGGCCGCTTTCGCCGCGGACCTGGTCGATCTCCCGGACGCGGAGATCGTGGCGGTGGCCTCGCGGCGCCAGGAGTCGGCCCGTGCGTTCGCCGACCGGTTCGGGGCCCCGCGGGCGTACGGCGACTGGGAGTCCCTCGCCCGGGACGAGGACGTCGACGTCGTCTACGTCGCCACTCCGCACGCGGCGCACCGGGCGGCGGCCGGGCTGTGCCTGGAGGCGGGGCGGAACGTGCTGTGCGAGAAGGCGTTCACGCTGAACGCGCGCGAGGCGGCGGAGCTGGTGGCGCTGGCCCGGGAGCACGACCGCTTCCTGATGGAGGCCATGTGGATGTACTGCAATCCGCTGGTCCGGCGGCTGCGCGCACTGGTGGACGACGGCGCGATCGGTGCGGTGCGCACGGTGCAGGCCGATTTCGGGCTGGCGGGACCCTTCCCGCCGGCGCACCGGCTGCGGGACCCGGCGATGGGCGGCGGGGCGCTGCTGGACCTCGGCGTGTACCCGGTGTCGTTCGCGCAGCTACTGCTGGGCGAGCCTGACGGGATCGCCGCGAGCGCGACGCTGTCCGAGGAGGGCGTCGACCTCCAGACGGGCGCCCTGCTCTCCTGGGACAGCGGCGCGCTGGCCTCGGTGCACTGTTCGATCACGGGCGGTACGGGGACGACCGCGTCGGTCACCGGCACGCTCGGCCGGATCGACGTCCCGGCCGGTTTCTTCCACCCGGAGCGGTTCGTCCTGCACCGCGACGGCCGTGATGCGGAGGAGTTCACCGCCGACCCGGCCGACGGGCCCCGCACCAGCCTGCGGCACGAGGCGGTCGAGGTGATGCGGGCGCTGCGGGCGGGTGAGAGGGAGTCGGCGCTGGTGCCGCTGGAGGGCAGTCTCGCGGTGATGCGGACGCTGGACGCGATCCGGGAGCGGATCGGGGTGCGCTATCCGGGGGAGGAGCGGGTGCCGGCCGTCGCCGGGTGA